A portion of the Sphingobacterium spiritivorum genome contains these proteins:
- a CDS encoding arginase, with product MKRSIELIKNRSDIGAGTRGSDLGIDAIEIAAINKGSLFFRKYPFVDVQTRNDSIYENDLNPFGKHIKQVYQQCKQVASIVEDSILKENFPLVFSGDHSSAIGTISGIKAALPDKRLGVIWIDAHADIHSPYTTPSGNLHGMPIAAVLQEDNLQCRINEVDSHTQTYWEKLKHVGTAEAKLVAEDLVYFGVRDTEEPEDMLIERLGIKNYQVGEVRVKNVEQCITEVFEQLKNCDIIYVSFDVDSMDSEKISEGTGTPVPEGFFPFEVTLLLQELMRSEKVVCMEVVEVNPLLDHHGNRMAEVTFDILEKVATVIEGTD from the coding sequence ATGAAAAGATCTATAGAACTGATTAAGAACAGATCTGATATAGGTGCAGGGACAAGAGGATCAGATCTGGGGATAGACGCAATAGAGATTGCCGCAATTAATAAAGGCAGTCTTTTCTTTAGAAAATATCCGTTTGTGGATGTACAGACACGTAATGATTCAATTTATGAGAATGATCTCAATCCATTCGGCAAACATATAAAACAGGTATATCAGCAATGTAAACAGGTGGCTTCTATTGTTGAAGACAGCATATTGAAGGAAAATTTTCCACTTGTATTCTCCGGTGATCATTCTTCAGCAATCGGTACGATCAGCGGGATAAAAGCTGCTCTTCCCGATAAAAGGTTGGGCGTGATCTGGATCGATGCCCATGCGGATATACATTCACCCTATACGACGCCTTCCGGAAATCTGCACGGAATGCCGATCGCTGCAGTGTTGCAGGAAGATAATTTACAGTGCCGGATTAATGAGGTGGACAGCCATACACAGACATATTGGGAAAAACTAAAGCATGTAGGTACAGCTGAAGCCAAACTGGTAGCTGAAGATCTGGTATATTTTGGCGTCCGCGATACGGAGGAACCTGAAGATATGCTTATAGAAAGGTTGGGCATCAAAAACTATCAGGTAGGAGAGGTACGTGTTAAGAATGTAGAGCAATGTATTACAGAAGTATTTGAACAATTGAAAAACTGTGATATTATATATGTCTCATTTGATGTAGATAGTATGGACAGTGAAAAGATTTCTGAAGGAACAGGTACACCCGTACCCGAAGGATTCTTTCCTTTTGAAGTTACCTTACTCTTACAGGAACTGATGCGTTCGGAAAAAGTAGTTTGTATGGAAGTTGTGGAAGTAAATCCTCTGCTGGATCATCATGGAAACAGAATGGCTGAAGTCACATTCGACATCCTGGAGAAAGTAGCAACTGTTATAGAAGGTACGGACTAA
- the rocD gene encoding ornithine--oxo-acid transaminase — MNNNIEDMNIQTDKTKSDAFIAKENQYGAHNYHPLPVVLERGEGVFVWDVEGKRYVDFLSAYSAVNQGHCHPRIIHALTEQAKKLTLTSRAFFNNKLGEFEEYICRLFGYDKALIMNSGVEAVETAMKLCRKWGYQVKGIDSNQAKIVFAKDNFHGRTISVISASNDEVSTHEFGPFVDGIIQVPYNDVEAFEKLLKEDKNIAGFIVEPIQGEAGIIIPDETYLSAVRQLCTDYNVLFIADEIQTGIGRTGNLLASYDVFGSVPSSKPDVLILGKALSGGVLPVSAVLANDDIMLTIKPGEHGSTYGGNPLACAVSIEALQVVLDEKLTENSQKMGEILRAGLKEIAGKITLIKEVRGKGLLTAIEMNCSEEDELAWNLCLEFKKNGLLAKPTHGNKIRLAPPLVINEEQITESLRIIEKSLNAFV; from the coding sequence ATGAATAATAATATTGAGGATATGAATATTCAAACCGATAAAACCAAAAGTGATGCTTTTATAGCAAAAGAAAACCAATATGGTGCACATAATTATCACCCGCTTCCTGTTGTATTAGAAAGAGGAGAAGGGGTATTTGTCTGGGATGTGGAAGGTAAAAGATATGTTGATTTTTTATCAGCTTATTCAGCTGTAAATCAGGGCCACTGTCATCCGCGTATTATCCATGCGCTGACCGAGCAGGCTAAAAAACTAACGCTTACTTCACGTGCATTTTTCAATAATAAACTTGGAGAATTTGAAGAATACATCTGCAGGTTATTTGGATATGATAAAGCGCTTATTATGAATTCCGGAGTAGAAGCCGTGGAAACAGCCATGAAACTCTGTCGTAAATGGGGATACCAGGTCAAAGGAATCGATAGTAATCAGGCAAAAATTGTATTCGCCAAAGATAATTTTCACGGGCGGACCATTTCTGTGATTTCGGCTTCTAATGATGAAGTCAGTACCCATGAATTTGGTCCTTTCGTAGATGGAATCATTCAGGTACCTTATAATGATGTCGAGGCTTTTGAAAAACTCTTAAAAGAAGATAAGAATATTGCAGGCTTTATCGTAGAACCCATTCAGGGGGAAGCCGGGATTATTATTCCTGATGAAACATATCTTTCTGCAGTCCGTCAATTGTGTACAGATTATAATGTACTGTTTATCGCAGATGAAATTCAGACAGGTATCGGACGTACAGGAAACTTATTGGCATCCTATGATGTCTTCGGATCTGTACCTAGCAGTAAACCGGATGTTCTCATTTTAGGTAAAGCATTGTCCGGTGGTGTATTACCGGTATCAGCAGTATTGGCTAATGATGATATTATGCTTACAATCAAGCCGGGAGAACACGGATCCACCTATGGAGGTAATCCATTGGCTTGCGCGGTTTCCATAGAAGCGCTACAGGTGGTGCTGGATGAAAAACTCACTGAAAACAGCCAAAAAATGGGTGAAATATTGCGGGCCGGGCTGAAAGAAATTGCCGGAAAGATAACATTGATTAAAGAAGTAAGAGGAAAAGGATTATTAACAGCTATAGAAATGAATTGCTCTGAAGAGGATGAATTAGCCTGGAATCTATGTCTTGAATTCAAGAAAAATGGACTTTTGGCAAAACCCACACATGGCAATAAAATTCGCCTGGCCCCGCCATTGGTAATCAATGAAGAACAGATAACAGAAAGTCTGCGTATTATCGAGAAATCCTTAAATGCTTTTGTATGA
- a CDS encoding Lrp/AsnC family transcriptional regulator, translating to MYTLDDFDIRILKTLDTDGRMAYSAIASEMGVSNTMIHQRISRLSDQGILEGTKPVLNEKKLGYDWGAFTGISLEKDYDSKRVIEELQKIPEVTECYYITGNYTLYIKIVAKNHEHMRQLLYEKIDNIPGIAKTDSIIELGCAFKRNIIL from the coding sequence ATGTATACATTAGATGATTTTGATATCCGCATACTCAAAACGCTGGACACAGACGGAAGAATGGCTTATTCGGCTATTGCCAGTGAAATGGGCGTTTCCAATACGATGATTCATCAGCGCATAAGCAGGCTATCCGATCAGGGTATATTAGAAGGAACTAAACCTGTATTGAATGAGAAAAAACTGGGCTACGACTGGGGAGCTTTCACGGGTATTAGTCTGGAAAAAGATTACGATTCAAAGCGGGTAATTGAAGAATTACAGAAAATCCCTGAAGTTACCGAATGTTATTACATTACAGGAAACTATACTTTATACATTAAGATCGTTGCCAAAAATCATGAACACATGAGGCAATTACTGTATGAAAAAATTGATAATATTCCGGGAATTGCAAAGACAGATTCTATTATTGAACTGGGCTGTGCATTCAAGCGGAATATTATTTTATAG
- a CDS encoding LytR/AlgR family response regulator transcription factor, with protein sequence MIKRKINCLILDDEPFAVKLLADYASKVSQLNIVYAGTDAFEVIEILNSASVDLIFIDIQMPQLTGIELMQMFNQKHNFVITSAYSEYALDAFQFNVIDFLLKPVTFNRFYQSVEKFNRWQAAFANSEADNSLFVKVDRKHYKIQPDDILFIEGLKDYIRIHTVSERIVVLENMKDILDRLPQNQFVRIHRSYIIPLNKIKVIEGNQIVMTNGEYLPIGETYRKLIGEWLGKN encoded by the coding sequence ATGATAAAAAGAAAAATAAACTGCCTCATCTTAGATGATGAACCTTTTGCAGTAAAGCTTCTGGCAGATTATGCCTCTAAAGTATCACAATTGAATATTGTATATGCAGGGACGGATGCTTTTGAAGTCATTGAAATATTAAATTCCGCATCTGTAGATTTGATATTTATAGATATACAGATGCCTCAGCTCACAGGTATTGAATTAATGCAGATGTTTAACCAGAAGCACAATTTTGTTATCACTTCGGCTTATTCTGAATATGCATTGGATGCTTTTCAGTTTAATGTAATTGATTTCTTATTAAAACCGGTCACCTTTAACCGGTTTTATCAGAGTGTAGAAAAATTCAACCGCTGGCAAGCTGCGTTTGCAAACAGTGAGGCTGACAATTCGCTGTTTGTGAAAGTAGACCGCAAACATTACAAAATCCAACCGGATGACATCCTTTTTATAGAAGGACTAAAAGATTATATCCGTATTCATACGGTATCGGAGCGGATCGTGGTATTAGAAAATATGAAAGATATTCTGGACAGATTGCCGCAAAACCAGTTTGTGCGTATCCATAGATCCTATATCATCCCTTTAAACAAAATCAAAGTAATAGAAGGAAATCAGATCGTCATGACGAATGGTGAATATCTCCCGATCGGGGAGACTTACCGAAAACTTATTGGTGAATGGCTGGGAAAAAATTAA
- a CDS encoding sensor histidine kinase → MLYKGTLSKATERFIHLIFWLIVIYFTFVKNPLYAKFAVPDLFYMTYVICFVSTFYFHYLIVMRWAFNAFKWKKLFLGIFISYLVFTGLRWVSEQVVTDVLFHKINYVNTTFISYMLDNMHYSSMPIVFSSLLWFAIYFIRLLEYNKIILEENKNTEIKFLKAQINPHFVFNTLNNIYSMVYFQSDKSLPAIEKLSQIMRFTTYESQKEKIKLADEIGYINAYLELEQLRHEENAFVDLHMEVLNEGMEIPPYLLSPLVENALKHGIASNSAPIIIHLHVDAQKLTFRVENGIGNHKKDKLGGIGLDNLKKRLEIYYPQTHDLKLQNKNNMFTAELQINL, encoded by the coding sequence ATGTTGTATAAAGGAACATTATCAAAAGCAACGGAAAGATTCATCCATCTCATATTTTGGCTGATTGTAATCTATTTTACATTCGTGAAAAATCCCTTATATGCAAAGTTTGCAGTACCGGATCTGTTTTACATGACTTACGTGATCTGTTTTGTTTCCACCTTTTACTTTCATTATCTGATCGTCATGAGATGGGCATTTAATGCCTTTAAATGGAAAAAACTGTTTTTAGGAATATTTATTTCCTATCTGGTTTTTACAGGTCTACGGTGGGTGTCAGAACAGGTGGTAACGGATGTATTATTTCATAAAATCAATTATGTCAATACCACGTTTATCAGTTATATGCTGGATAATATGCATTACAGCAGTATGCCTATTGTTTTCAGTTCTTTACTTTGGTTTGCTATCTATTTTATAAGACTGCTGGAATACAATAAGATTATCCTGGAAGAAAACAAAAACACGGAAATTAAATTTCTGAAAGCACAGATCAATCCACATTTTGTATTCAATACCCTTAATAATATTTATTCAATGGTTTATTTTCAATCGGATAAATCGTTGCCTGCCATTGAGAAACTGAGCCAGATCATGCGTTTTACAACGTATGAATCTCAGAAAGAAAAGATAAAGCTGGCAGATGAAATCGGCTATATTAACGCATATCTGGAGTTGGAACAGTTGAGACATGAGGAAAATGCTTTTGTTGATTTGCATATGGAGGTACTGAATGAGGGTATGGAAATACCGCCCTACCTTTTATCACCTTTAGTTGAAAATGCACTCAAACATGGAATTGCGTCCAATTCAGCACCTATTATAATACATCTTCATGTCGATGCACAAAAACTGACTTTCAGAGTGGAAAACGGGATCGGAAATCATAAAAAGGATAAACTAGGCGGTATAGGATTGGATAATCTAAAAAAGCGTCTTGAAATATACTATCCGCAAACACATGATTTAAAACTGCAGAATAAGAATAACATGTTTACAGCTGAACTGCAAATAAATTTATGA
- a CDS encoding TonB-dependent receptor, with the protein MKTFIFFIVAILCQLSAMGQQIWVKGRIINLSRQPVEFVHINLLNKDSVRIHQAFTDSLGYFSIQTSKGDYQLVIEQFGKEFKNIPLLLRQDTTLADVEIDEVTELDGVTVTGRKKQIEQKVDRLVFHVENSTFATGGTALDALKATPTVRVQNENISIVGKGNVLVMIDDRLQRMSEEDVAVFLKSIPADNIKSIEVITTPPAKYDAEGNSGLINIKLKTAKANSWTANIGTTYTQKTYAGSNLQGLFNYNHNRLSLQTSMSKGTEKLSTRSDRRIFYTDELWTEEVRNKSVSSIWSLGLGADYKITDKWSTGVKYLGSFTDRTSANNPLTTRFNASNEIINSYITSDVEAHNKPEMNALNWYHNLALDSSGKNITMDLDYFRYKKGDYRSFAGHELDPNRTPIPNSYFSSTNSNINTIKNYSGKIDVSLPYNWANLSFGGKISYTNTNNDLQVYDNLSGTPILNTDQSNVFNYKEYNEALYFSAHRKLNEHWETQFGMRMEATQTEGYSANLNQANKNNYIRFFPTAYVTYVPNDSNSFSLNYSRRIRRPDFDYLNPFVIRTSPYYYSEGNPFLKPSFIDNLEFSYIYKQKWMSSVYFSRVSDFGQELSIVDPVNNVTRSTPLNYADTYQIGYSTYYNFSKWSWWNSFTGFNVNYQHVKSKTNFVESVDGYNAYFYSNNDFTLNSSKSIFFGLNYGLQLPGRYQIFHISRLHIMDISMKFLLLNKNLTLTVTGEDLLNAQRPLISYYSNGIKNDVRSYHDSRGFRISVSYKFGNKEIKSRQRNFGNEEERERTK; encoded by the coding sequence ATGAAAACATTTATCTTTTTTATAGTTGCTATTCTTTGTCAGTTGAGTGCTATGGGACAGCAGATATGGGTAAAGGGCAGAATTATCAATCTAAGCCGGCAACCTGTCGAATTTGTACATATCAATCTCCTGAATAAGGACTCAGTCCGGATTCATCAGGCATTCACAGATAGTCTTGGATATTTTTCTATCCAAACTTCCAAAGGCGATTACCAATTGGTCATTGAGCAATTCGGAAAAGAATTTAAGAATATACCTCTCCTTTTACGTCAGGATACAACCCTGGCAGATGTGGAGATAGACGAGGTAACCGAATTAGACGGAGTAACGGTAACTGGCCGAAAAAAACAAATCGAGCAAAAGGTAGACAGACTGGTATTTCATGTGGAGAATTCGACTTTCGCTACCGGAGGTACGGCTCTGGATGCACTGAAAGCCACACCCACGGTAAGAGTACAAAACGAAAATATCTCTATTGTAGGTAAGGGTAATGTGTTGGTGATGATAGATGACCGGTTACAACGGATGTCAGAAGAGGATGTAGCTGTTTTTTTAAAATCTATTCCGGCAGACAATATCAAAAGCATTGAAGTCATCACTACCCCTCCTGCCAAATATGATGCTGAAGGAAACAGTGGACTGATTAATATTAAACTCAAAACTGCAAAAGCTAATTCCTGGACTGCGAATATAGGCACAACCTATACGCAGAAAACATATGCAGGCAGCAATCTGCAGGGATTATTCAACTACAATCATAATCGGTTATCTTTACAAACCAGTATGAGTAAAGGTACTGAAAAACTGAGTACCCGCTCAGACAGACGCATCTTCTACACAGACGAATTATGGACAGAGGAGGTTCGCAACAAATCTGTAAGTTCTATTTGGAGTCTGGGATTGGGAGCAGATTACAAAATAACGGACAAATGGAGCACCGGAGTCAAATACTTAGGCAGTTTCACGGACCGCACTTCTGCTAATAATCCACTCACTACAAGATTTAATGCTTCAAACGAAATCATAAATTCCTACATTACATCTGATGTAGAAGCTCATAATAAGCCTGAAATGAATGCACTCAACTGGTATCATAACCTTGCTTTAGATTCATCCGGTAAGAACATCACTATGGATCTGGACTACTTCAGGTATAAGAAGGGCGATTACCGTTCTTTTGCCGGTCATGAACTGGACCCAAACCGTACCCCAATCCCGAACAGTTACTTTTCATCTACAAACAGTAATATCAATACGATAAAAAACTATTCAGGAAAGATAGATGTTTCCTTACCTTACAACTGGGCTAATCTTAGTTTCGGAGGAAAAATATCCTATACAAATACGAATAACGATCTGCAGGTATATGACAATCTAAGCGGAACACCAATACTGAATACGGATCAGTCTAATGTTTTTAATTATAAAGAATACAATGAAGCATTATACTTTTCGGCTCACAGAAAGCTGAATGAACATTGGGAAACGCAATTTGGGATGAGAATGGAAGCTACGCAAACAGAGGGATATTCTGCCAATCTGAATCAGGCTAATAAAAATAATTATATCCGGTTTTTTCCGACAGCTTATGTTACCTATGTACCCAATGACAGCAACTCGTTTTCTCTTAATTATAGCAGGAGGATCCGCAGACCGGATTTTGACTATCTCAATCCTTTTGTGATCCGTACCAGTCCCTACTATTATTCGGAAGGAAATCCGTTTCTGAAACCTTCTTTTATTGATAATCTTGAATTTTCCTACATCTACAAACAGAAATGGATGAGTTCGGTATACTTCTCTCGGGTTTCAGATTTTGGACAGGAACTGTCTATAGTTGATCCGGTAAATAATGTGACAAGAAGTACTCCTCTAAACTATGCGGACACCTACCAGATCGGGTATTCAACGTATTACAATTTCAGTAAATGGTCCTGGTGGAATAGTTTTACAGGATTCAATGTAAACTATCAGCATGTGAAATCAAAAACAAATTTCGTAGAATCTGTCGATGGCTATAACGCTTATTTTTACAGCAATAACGATTTTACCCTGAATTCGTCAAAATCCATATTTTTTGGTTTGAATTATGGGTTACAGCTTCCCGGAAGATATCAGATCTTCCATATTTCCAGGCTTCATATTATGGATATTTCTATGAAATTTTTATTGCTCAATAAAAATCTGACGCTGACAGTTACAGGAGAAGATTTGCTGAATGCACAAAGACCCCTTATCAGCTATTACTCCAATGGGATCAAAAATGATGTCAGATCTTACCACGACAGCAGAGGATTCCGTATATCTGTAAGTTATAAATTCGGCAACAAAGAAATAAAATCCAGACAAAGGAATTTCGGAAATGAGGAGGAGAGAGAAAGAACAAAATAA
- a CDS encoding metallophosphoesterase — MAKRLILILLLFLVADIYFYQAITTLTESTWIRTIYWSVDVLLFSGIIAIVFLRRAGNNLQRFIPVLITAMLVIFIPKLFSFPILLAEDIVRLFRGFPVRSIYVSEATLALAVIMVLIILFGLTRGKHFYRVRKETLFFPDLPEVFDGFTITQLSDIHSGSLNDIKGVQKGIDLANAQNSDLLLFTGDLVNNMASEMDPWIPYFTKLKAPYGKYSVLGNHDYGDYIRWDNKEAKEANLNRLKQVHAETGFRLLLNEAVIINKQGQSIALVGVENWGKGGFHQYGDLKEATSHIPDDAFKILMSHDPSHWDEVTVDHNQRVHLTLAGHTHGMQFGIELFGFKWSPIQYFYKQWAGLYQRDGKYLYVNRGFGYHGLKGRVGVWPEITVLTLKREV; from the coding sequence ATGGCAAAAAGACTTATTCTGATATTATTACTTTTTCTGGTTGCAGATATATATTTCTATCAGGCGATCACTACGCTTACAGAAAGTACATGGATCCGGACGATCTATTGGTCTGTAGATGTATTGTTGTTTTCAGGAATTATCGCTATCGTATTTCTCCGGAGAGCAGGTAACAATCTGCAACGATTCATTCCTGTATTGATTACAGCTATGCTGGTTATCTTTATTCCCAAACTATTCTCCTTTCCGATACTGTTAGCAGAAGATATTGTAAGGCTATTTCGGGGATTTCCGGTTAGAAGTATATATGTCAGCGAAGCGACATTAGCCCTTGCTGTTATTATGGTATTGATTATTCTGTTTGGTCTTACACGTGGTAAGCATTTTTACAGAGTGAGAAAAGAGACACTCTTCTTTCCTGATCTTCCGGAAGTTTTTGACGGTTTTACCATCACTCAATTGTCCGATATACATTCCGGGAGTCTGAATGATATCAAAGGAGTACAAAAAGGAATAGATCTCGCCAATGCGCAAAACAGTGATCTTTTGTTGTTCACAGGAGATCTTGTCAATAATATGGCTAGTGAAATGGATCCCTGGATTCCATATTTCACAAAACTCAAGGCTCCCTATGGTAAATATTCTGTATTGGGCAACCACGATTATGGAGACTACATTCGTTGGGATAATAAGGAAGCCAAGGAAGCCAATCTTAACCGACTAAAACAGGTACATGCCGAAACAGGTTTCCGATTATTACTCAATGAAGCTGTAATTATCAATAAACAAGGTCAAAGTATAGCACTGGTAGGAGTAGAAAACTGGGGTAAGGGTGGTTTTCATCAATATGGCGACCTCAAAGAAGCCACTTCTCATATTCCTGATGATGCATTCAAAATACTGATGTCTCATGATCCTTCTCACTGGGATGAAGTTACCGTTGATCACAATCAGCGTGTACACCTCACTTTGGCAGGACATACACACGGGATGCAGTTTGGAATTGAGTTATTCGGCTTCAAATGGAGTCCTATTCAATATTTTTATAAACAATGGGCAGGTCTCTACCAGAGAGATGGTAAATATTTGTATGTCAATCGAGGATTTGGATATCACGGACTAAAAGGAAGGGTAGGTGTATGGCCGGAAATAACGGTGCTTACACTCAAACGAGAAGTCTGA
- a CDS encoding class I SAM-dependent methyltransferase — protein MAEEHNKTEFWESAFNDKKEMWGFEPSKSAVLTKDFFVQKDLRNILIPGVGYGRNAQIFKDNGIKVTGIEISQTAIQMAEKHYGTDMLIYHGSVTDMPFDKELYDGIFCYALIHLLNEDQRKKLIRDCYNQLIPGGYMVFTVISKSAHTYGQGRLISTDRYEIYEGVHMFFYDEDSIRTEFGAFGLFGITEIDENQPFYLIKCQKEQ, from the coding sequence ATGGCAGAGGAACATAACAAGACTGAATTTTGGGAATCAGCATTTAATGATAAAAAGGAAATGTGGGGTTTTGAACCTTCCAAATCTGCTGTGTTGACGAAAGATTTCTTTGTGCAGAAAGATCTCCGGAATATACTGATACCCGGAGTTGGTTATGGGCGTAATGCGCAGATTTTTAAAGATAATGGAATAAAAGTTACAGGTATTGAGATCTCACAGACAGCCATCCAGATGGCGGAAAAACATTATGGAACAGATATGCTTATTTATCATGGTTCTGTAACGGATATGCCTTTTGACAAGGAGTTGTATGATGGAATATTTTGTTATGCTTTGATTCATTTATTGAATGAAGATCAACGAAAGAAACTGATCAGAGACTGCTATAATCAATTGATACCAGGAGGTTATATGGTATTTACAGTTATTTCCAAATCAGCACATACATACGGTCAGGGACGCCTGATCAGTACCGATCGCTATGAAATATACGAAGGTGTCCATATGTTTTTTTATGATGAAGATTCCATCCGGACAGAATTCGGGGCATTCGGACTATTCGGGATCACAGAAATAGACGAGAATCAACCGTTCTATTTAATCAAATGTCAGAAAGAACAATAA
- a CDS encoding DNA polymerase beta superfamily protein produces MTIQDLKNQKLILFEAIVGSKAYGLATDESDTDIKGVFYLPKDKFFGMEYISQVNNSTNDEVYYELGRFVELLSKSNPNTLELLASPEDCILHQDPLFKMFDMESLVTRELVETFANYAMAQVKKAKGLNKKVNNPLDETRKNLLDFCFVIDGHESIALQKWLKIKKWNQKHCGLVKINHSKGVYALFYDTTGMHNYKGILLKNDSQEVSCSSVKPGEVLKAYLFVNQDAYSSYCKSYKEYFEWVKQRNESRYQGTLKHGGGYDAKNMMHTIRLLDMSKEILQYRKLNVRRPDREELLKVKKGTYTYEKLYEECERSINEINSMLYVCAFAQKPDISNLESILVKIRKELYK; encoded by the coding sequence ATGACAATACAGGATCTTAAGAATCAAAAACTGATACTATTTGAAGCTATAGTTGGAAGTAAAGCATACGGTCTTGCTACAGATGAGTCAGACACAGATATAAAAGGAGTGTTTTATTTACCTAAAGACAAATTCTTCGGTATGGAGTACATTTCTCAGGTGAACAATTCTACCAATGATGAGGTTTATTATGAATTGGGACGATTTGTTGAGCTGTTGTCCAAAAGTAATCCTAATACATTAGAATTACTGGCCAGTCCTGAAGATTGTATTCTGCATCAGGATCCTTTGTTTAAGATGTTTGATATGGAAAGTCTTGTTACGCGTGAATTAGTGGAGACTTTTGCTAATTATGCTATGGCTCAGGTGAAAAAAGCTAAGGGATTAAATAAAAAAGTAAATAATCCATTAGACGAAACGCGTAAAAATCTTTTAGATTTTTGTTTTGTAATTGATGGCCATGAAAGTATAGCCTTACAAAAATGGTTAAAAATAAAAAAATGGAACCAAAAGCATTGTGGATTGGTAAAAATTAATCATAGCAAGGGGGTGTACGCTTTGTTTTATGATACCACTGGGATGCACAATTATAAAGGTATTTTGCTCAAAAATGATAGTCAGGAGGTTTCTTGCAGCTCCGTGAAGCCAGGAGAAGTGCTTAAAGCTTATTTGTTTGTGAATCAGGATGCATATTCTTCTTATTGTAAGAGTTATAAAGAGTACTTTGAATGGGTAAAACAACGAAACGAAAGTCGTTATCAGGGAACATTAAAACACGGAGGGGGATATGATGCAAAAAATATGATGCACACGATCCGCTTATTAGATATGTCAAAAGAAATACTTCAATACAGAAAATTGAATGTAAGAAGACCTGATAGGGAAGAATTATTGAAGGTAAAAAAGGGGACATATACTTATGAAAAGTTGTATGAGGAATGTGAAAGATCTATTAATGAAATTAACTCAATGCTGTATGTATGTGCTTTTGCGCAAAAACCGGATATTTCTAATCTGGAAAGTATTTTAGTGAAAATCAGAAAAGAGTTATATAAATAG
- a CDS encoding DNA polymerase beta superfamily protein, producing the protein MRDRILKKLNEISVAENIKILFACESGSRGWKFPSIDSDYDVRFIFVRKPDAYSTIFPAVMDLQFPIHEDLDMYGWDLRKVLTLLYSSNATPFEWIQSPIVYCQELTFKKFFLQLIESYFDERKQVHHYLGTVRSKIDILEYKKVKLKSLFYVLRSLLAAEWSLNNNSYPPMIFDELMVLMPKDICNEAIDLVALKSNVNEQFEYTLTSSLRQYISDKFRSLEAKAKLTESKQFDKDHLEEFFKSILHQS; encoded by the coding sequence ATGAGAGATAGAATACTTAAAAAATTAAATGAAATTTCAGTTGCAGAAAATATAAAGATACTTTTTGCTTGTGAATCCGGGAGTAGAGGGTGGAAATTTCCTTCTATTGACAGCGACTACGATGTTCGCTTTATTTTTGTAAGAAAGCCTGATGCCTATTCAACTATTTTTCCAGCAGTTATGGATCTGCAGTTTCCGATCCATGAGGACCTCGATATGTATGGCTGGGATCTTAGAAAGGTACTTACTCTTTTATATAGTAGCAATGCGACACCTTTCGAATGGATACAATCTCCTATAGTTTACTGCCAGGAGCTAACTTTTAAAAAGTTTTTTTTACAGTTGATAGAGTCTTATTTTGATGAGCGAAAGCAAGTACATCATTACCTTGGGACGGTTAGGAGCAAGATCGATATCCTTGAATATAAAAAAGTGAAATTAAAGTCATTATTTTACGTGCTGAGATCTTTGTTAGCAGCAGAATGGAGTTTAAATAATAATTCATATCCTCCTATGATCTTTGACGAGCTGATGGTGTTGATGCCAAAAGATATATGTAATGAAGCAATAGACCTTGTCGCATTAAAGAGCAATGTTAATGAACAATTTGAATATACCTTAACCTCTTCTCTTAGACAATATATATCAGATAAATTCAGAAGTCTGGAAGCAAAAGCCAAATTGACAGAAAGCAAACAGTTTGATAAAGATCATTTAGAAGAATTTTTTAAATCTATATTACATCAATCATGA